A DNA window from Verrucomicrobiia bacterium contains the following coding sequences:
- a CDS encoding GDP-mannose mannosyl hydrolase — protein sequence MTQPKAAKDGTPSVEPRPGQWLESWEFEHIVRLTPLVAMDLVVVRSDGCVLVGRRVNEPARDTFFVPGSRITKNESRAAAFRRITREELGVELPIEQARFLGVYEHMYPANRFEKPGFGTHYIVLAYQLSLAVDLSALPKDQHGEYRWMTPQELLATPKVHANTKAYFS from the coding sequence ATGACGCAACCCAAAGCTGCAAAAGACGGAACACCATCCGTGGAGCCCAGACCTGGCCAGTGGCTCGAGTCCTGGGAGTTCGAGCATATTGTCCGGCTCACGCCGTTGGTTGCTATGGATTTAGTGGTCGTGCGATCCGATGGCTGCGTCCTGGTTGGACGGCGCGTCAATGAACCGGCCAGGGACACGTTCTTCGTGCCTGGCAGCCGGATAACAAAAAATGAAAGCCGTGCTGCGGCCTTCAGACGCATTACGCGCGAGGAACTCGGCGTCGAACTGCCGATCGAACAGGCCCGTTTCCTGGGCGTTTACGAGCACATGTATCCCGCAAACCGGTTCGAAAAACCCGGCTTCGGCACGCATTATATCGTGCTGGCCTACCAACTCTCTTTAGCCGTGGACTTGAGCGCGTTGCCCAAAGACCAACACGGAGAATATCGATGGATGACACCGCAGGAACTGCTGGCAACCCCGAAGGTGCACGCCAATACCAAGGCGTATTTTAGTTGA
- a CDS encoding 2-dehydropantoate 2-reductase, which translates to MKVAVVGCGAIGSFYGAKLAHAGHEVHFLLRSDYEVVRRQGVFIRSPQGDFRVRPHCAKEPEEVGPGDMVLIGLKTTANDQFGRLLPPLAGPDTAVLTLQNGLGNEEQLAQFFPPAQILGGLCFVCLNRLEPGLIHHIAHGQVVLGEFQGPPQKRAQDAARMFQAAGVQCALSDNLARTHWEKLTWNIPFNGLGVAGGAGLEAILSGEWNSTVPAARPKTVSTDQLLADPRWTALVRELMFEIIRAAGALGFDIPDSMPDKHIERTRAMGAYKASTLLDFERGQPMELESLFFEPLQQARKAGVAVPRLESLCRLLAKLDSAPRAISG; encoded by the coding sequence GGACTATGAAGTCGTCCGGCGGCAGGGCGTTTTCATTCGCAGTCCGCAGGGCGATTTTCGCGTGCGGCCCCACTGCGCGAAGGAACCCGAAGAGGTTGGGCCGGGGGACATGGTCCTCATTGGGCTGAAGACGACGGCCAACGACCAGTTCGGACGGCTGCTGCCGCCGCTGGCGGGCCCGGACACAGCCGTGCTGACGTTGCAAAACGGATTGGGAAACGAAGAGCAACTCGCCCAATTCTTTCCACCCGCGCAGATTCTCGGTGGGCTTTGTTTTGTTTGCCTGAACCGGTTGGAACCGGGCTTGATTCATCATATCGCTCATGGCCAGGTCGTTTTGGGCGAATTCCAGGGACCACCCCAAAAGCGCGCGCAGGACGCTGCCAGGATGTTTCAGGCTGCGGGCGTTCAGTGCGCTCTCAGCGACAATCTCGCCCGGACGCATTGGGAGAAACTGACCTGGAACATCCCTTTCAACGGGTTGGGCGTGGCCGGAGGAGCGGGACTTGAGGCGATCCTGAGCGGCGAATGGAACTCAACTGTTCCAGCGGCCAGGCCAAAAACCGTCTCGACGGACCAACTGCTGGCGGACCCGCGATGGACGGCACTGGTTCGCGAGTTGATGTTCGAAATCATTCGCGCGGCAGGCGCTCTGGGTTTCGACATTCCCGATTCAATGCCCGACAAACACATCGAGCGCACACGCGCGATGGGGGCTTACAAGGCCTCGACTCTGCTCGATTTCGAACGCGGACAACCGATGGAGCTGGAGAGCCTGTTTTTTGAGCCCTTGCAGCAAGCCCGAAAGGCCGGCGTAGCCGTTCCGCGGCTGGAGTCCCTGTGCCGGCTGCTGGCGAAGCTCGACTCCGCCCCTCGCGCCATCTCTGGCTAA